A genome region from Ptiloglossa arizonensis isolate GNS036 chromosome 4, iyPtiAriz1_principal, whole genome shotgun sequence includes the following:
- the Unc79 gene encoding UNC-79 domain-containing protein isoform X2, translating into MGTKFAAYSLKLTSLHDYYQRLLHGSQPVPSGSDMANTVKFFSQTLLSLLKEVREAPLEMVKSQKFDAERMALYPNLDYKQLYNALTQLVDVVPSIHIGLEAFGRALLQCLACLLPFLDHDLIDNVPYLTASAISVLPVELHQEIVNYLCFYILPFSIARKTEDGMENAASQSIAAVIMMIFQYSNNPAHHCQLLECLMALKPGVVKDILCVVAYGTAPARASAAKLLFYYWPSFNPNLFDRRAVLMKFANDLAPFVCQRDSCPNAGNAEAGKVCYDHRISITFATETPPPLYLCIECANEIHREHPNQLFHDILHPMQQVSMICENKNCRATDKSAISVCFSTECASYNGNHPIRYCQQCHNIRHNNRRGGDHVYHMALPHVSQLDSQTQTYMVQAIVSLLKEAEPLSMDSNRDISEISTNKGSTGFSGGGTSGGGASGGGGAGSGSGGQYDPSTLEERQLLGRYGVWLLVGLCTPNQDTSVEILGRLLSMLFHWFHVTAYSFDGTKKSLMHLIFSVGQAESALEKLKTEYVCGWLSEVMKTHYDVFISCLLPHPMDYVRVGGHWETLASRTSHLKDGLNRLFCLVPYEVITPDVWDYVMPHWMEAMVNDVPEHELHELKMILCKILDRDMSPLGFDAKKMYNFVAKRFVNTCAKVQEQALNWLQTLTMLEISIPLCQLFSMFSDGVAVMGAMNTAESEQKPSKGSRKEDEDGNAIFVENESGKSTPLSDDMVPTARHMEFTTNAELNLSCCILMLDILLKQMELQSVDKHTGINTWVCRDACHLMKSIVASNWNSCHVCNADSYGAECTYCESRVIWHQLCLQLVTYMAPENPAYPPDKIVDETAEDHGRKSPETSRKGESKSDVVISMPLTDMHSVGGVLAHMPQFFEQIMTATVETVSEQLDLAAIMPTEKVMSAVARAVTLSETDVATATVSVAKPRLIGENDQPVNLSPENETDDFWHTSVGKFRFNIEDLPEQLQYIHKLLKEIMTIEKPDILYYMLQCLNVMCLYGDAFNIAVKDYKGFFIWWQENLLIKNLWELLNAEHSHIAQVTVPLLLHCITLPSGTDTFWCLIQEVFHNSDWRVRFVAVERVTLIARFMDSTPLRNVMSLQAALANAFCYLIASMDDNNVYVAQRATLYLGTIHDTAMRSLILCLETQFDLVIVDRPMVLQSLYQLHNSLSDRHILTWEFFLNRFDALFLEAQINLERSGDIPYLRDLRNTDLNSEIFMKKLHRAQEALSQSDGSGTNSIKTLSASFGTKWPYKRTMSAPASMIPRQDTKPEKEKVYSRQYSAPILKRKSSRFGLGQLLGSTPPNNSITDGHVHSLNMVDDASALPGCTHKIVDFEEADKETMHLLVFLLMQFLSRQDQAYPTDEKPLSKTQGIVLRHLYLLLGYNQTERTFHTSPQRLRVSPVFNVFIANLPQLLDQNHVMGWVMTPPVLAILQHCPCPPQGIPSSDHQAPTYSLWYLEPQNRRSWLMSLLVILYKCQYGQQPWCNQLQVLIKIVLNTLDMQHHQCKRIPATVVMGAPPSRSRDVSQPSLGVDHDLGASNMGEMNTESPPIRTPLISVHQRSPGATHGQMETHWEESAPSCRYTNKHSSYSINADDTESELAAIPESPKSDSTLHGSSGGSLGELEESPAAVTRSVSLHGPRTTTTIDVVTKMEWNTQNTNKKTDITRPTWFLGSEDDSHQQSTKAGPQKKWSVHEGVKMMVTNTFLGGQPDFQKYSSVARVLSETMPDKAASEKGILEKTITEKPAPEKAAQEKNVIVQVVFNGDAATSRPFGLSGAFAIATGTSQIQRHEPPKEKTTATASSNSDSPNSKHLGRQKRIEQPVTIASPVSPGQVVTVTSSDQSSSPAVSSISSQVTSTENGQHPGWNDAPHLLTTPTVERLLPIGTTTRPAGPRPTQRILRCEDAYGSPESPLSKMDVLTVNSSFDQDSETCISSEITSPRSISQLEFPMPERLLPIGPHRDFTSLVEHVRQALGVHEIEDSNKYSNGNGNESKADGSVPVKQDSTTSENLSASLVPTSNEIHSSRSASPRRLIKQVALESPPPTMEPPDYPSRAFDHDRRSKAKDHVRIQRDRPRKSVINAQDLPGTSRTESWSGLQLQLNFDAASQQAYHADFNLKQSLFRIGDDCIYERCSECGTIREEYSDEELGLCIINLGTFVHREPSLAAPLLPEILRVVTKVALNAMYPWQSETNMHLPGGAISVAHQFLRCVLHQLAPNGVFMQMFQTHLNESTRMQFFKSVAQALVDFNELNPIAPLQLVLEALNAKKSLPTERLPVILYNIACYLDCLPLEAGLGTGATTWNGLLAQFDGLFRRLVLMLTSIEDTTPLLRIMISLLKVPGIQQSKGMMDPFAKVLSFAIQNSTIKYSYLTDLCYLCHRGFTRDRDKHFFGRTIVFELVQAIKFKTTIPDSNFLLLLHFVLQDIGGSLPNTIALENIHTDTSPIYNTNASESLRNQLPDVLDFLADFHTLSKVKSYSKGMQAGLNEDTLGGILKCGLAQYVALEITRGNNTENKAVLRYLPWLNSAPSMIPQGAREYVDCIGHIRLLSWLLLGSLTHTAMYAGNNNTQSHGLPISMAQPIPQDVSCHVADHVQVIFSGFPEQSKASVLHMSSLFHAFILCQLWTMYLEELSKNNLSNSEGHNITMNILLEFWGKITPCILQLVGYSRVLAEMVNLHFLSLLEALLECGSILLSKLLPLWSPILYSHHIQLPGHLQVRLQNCRDFPPNKMADHFASSRRESNATLLRWLHRLQFKMGQIEMQSSTATQFYSI; encoded by the exons ATGGGGACCAAGTTCGCTGCGT ACTCTCTGAAGCTGACCAGTCTTCACGACTATTATCAACGACTTCTTCACGGGAGTCAACCCGTGCCTTCTGGCTCCGACATGGCGAACACAGTGAAAttcttttctcaaacattgctgT cTCTACTGAAAGAGGTCCGCGAAGCTCCCCTCGAGATGGTCAAATCGCAAAAGTTCGATGCAGAACGAATGGCACTTTACCCTAATTTGGATTACAAGCAACTGTACAACGCCTTGACTCAGCTGGTGGATGTTGTCCCCTCCATTCATATCGGTTTGGAAG CGTTTGGCCGGGCACTCCTGCAATGTCTCGCGTGTCTGCTGCCCTTCCTCGATCACGATCTGATCGACAACGTGCCGTACTTGACAGCTAGTGCGATCTCGGTGCTTCCGGTGGAACTTCACCAAGAGATCGTCAACTACCTCTGCTTCTACATTCTGCCGTTCAGCATTG CAAGGAAAACCGAGGATGGGATGGAAAACGCTGCCAGCCAGTCCATAGCCGCAGTGATCATGATGATCTTCCAGTATTCCAACAATCCAG CACATCATTGCCAACTGCTGGAGTGTCTGATGGCCCTCAAGCCAGGCGTGGTAAAGGACATCCTCTGCGTAGTTGCTTATGGCACAGCGCCAGCGAGAGCCTCCGCAGCTAAATTACTCTTCTACTATTGGCCATCCTTCAATCCGAATCTTTTCGACCGCAGGGCGGTTCTAATGAAATTTGCGA acgaCCTCGCGCCTTTCGTCTGCCAAAGAGATTCTTGCCCTAACGCTGGCAACGCGGAAGCTGGAAAAGTCTGCTACGATCATCGTATATCCATCACTTTCGCGACCGAGACACCGCCACCGCTATATCTTTGCATCGAATGCGCGAATGAGATTCACAGAGAGCATCCGAATCAGCTGTTTCACGATATCCTGCATCCCATGCAGCAGGTGTCCATGATATGTGAGAACAAG AACTGCAGAGCTACCGACAAGTCAGCGATCAGCGTTTGTTTCTCCACCGAGTGCGCCAGCTATAACGGGAACCATCCAATTCGCTATTGTCAGCAGTGTCACAACATCAGACACAACAACCGTCGTGGTGGCGACCACGTGTATCACATGGCGCTGCCGCATGTCTCTCAGCTGGACTCTCAAACACAGACCTACATGGTCCAGGCGATTGTCAG CCTGCTTAAGGAGGCTGAACCGCTAAGTATGGATAGTAATCGAGACATCTCGGAAATAAGTACTAATAAGGGCAGCACAGGATTCTCAGGGGGCGGAACCAGCGGAGGCGGAGCAAGCGGCGGAGGCGGAGCCGGTAGCGGTAGTGGGGGCCAGTACGATCCGTCGACTCTGGAGGAGAGGCAACTACTCGGCAGATACGGTGTCTGGTTGCTGGTGGGGCTTTGCACCCCGAATCAGGACACCTCGGTCGAAATTCTCGGGCGTTTATTGTCAATGCTATTTCATTGGTTTCATGTTACTGCCTACTCTTTCGATGGTACTAAAAAAAGCCTTATGCACCTTATCTTTTCTGTTG GTCAAGCGGAAAGCGCgctggaaaaattgaaaaccgaATACGTTTGCGGCTGGCTGTCAGAGGTGATGAAGACACATTACGACGTCTTCATCTCCTGTCTTTTGCCGCATCCGATGGACTATGTTCGCGTTGGTGGACACTG GGAAACACTGGCTTCGAGGACATCGCATCTTAAAGACGGACTGAATCGACTTTTCTGCTTGGTGCCCTACGAGGTGATCACACCTGATGTGTGGGACTACGTGATGCCACACTGGATGGAAGCTATGGTGAACGATGTCCCAGAACACGAGCTCCACGAATTGAAAATGATTTTATG CAAAATACTGGACCGAGATATGAGTCCTTTGGGGTTCGACGCGAAGAAGATGTACAACTTTGTAGCAAAGCGGTTCGTCAACACCTGCGCGAAGGTGCAGGAGCAGGCGCTGAACTGGTTGCAAACACTGACCATGTTGGAGATCAGCATTCCTCTCTGTCAACTGTTCTCTATGTTCAGCGATGGAGTAGCTGTTATGGGAGCCATGAACACTGCCGAGTCCGAGCAGAAGCCCAGCAAAGGATCGAGGAAGGAGGATGAGGATGGAAACGCTATAT TCGTAGAAAACGAATCGGGGAAATCGACACCATTGTCCGACGACATGGTTCCAACAGCGAGACACATGGAATTCACAACCAATGCCGAGCTAAACCTGTCTTGTTGCATCCTCATGTTGGACATACTGTTGAAGCAG ATGGAGCTTCAAAGCGTGGACAAGCACACGGGGATCAACACGTGGGTGTGCAGAGACGCGTGCCACCTGATGAAGTCCATCGTCGCCTCGAACTGGAACAGCTGTCACGTGTGCAACGCGGACAGCTACGGTGCCGAGTGCACTTACTGCGAATCCAGAGTGATCTGGCATCAACTCTGTCTGCAATTGGTCACATACATGGCGCCGGAAAATCCAGCTTACCCGCCTGAC AAAATCGTCGACGAAACCGCCGAGGATCACGGTCGCAAGAGTCCGGAGACATCGAGGAAAGGCGAGTCGAAATCGGACGTGGTGATCAGCATGCCGCTTACGGACATGCACTCAGTCGGCGGCGTGCTCGCCCACATGCCGCAG TTCTTCGAACAGATCATGACAGCCACTGTAGAGACTGTTTCGGAGCAGCTGGACCTAGCGGCCATTATGCCCACAGAGAAGGTTATGTCAGCGGTCGCCAGGGCAGTCACTTTGTCGGAAACAGACGTGG CAACCGCGACCGTGAGCGTGGCGAAACCGCGACTAATTGGAGAGAACGATCAACCGGTGAATCTCAGCCCAGAAAACGAAACGGACGATTTCTGGCACACCTCCGTGGGGAAGTTCAGATTCAACATCGAGGACCTCCCTGAGCAACTTCAATACATACACAAACTTCTGAAG GAGATCATGACGATCGAGAAACCAGACATTCTCTACTACATGCTTCAATGTTTGAACGTGATGTGCCTCTACGGTGACGCGTTCAACATAGCGGTGAAGGATTACAAAGGATTTTTCATATGGTGGCAGGAGAATCTACTCATAAAGAA TCTATGGGAGCTTCTCAACGCAGAGCATTCACACATAGCGCAAGTCACTGTGCCATTGTTGCTACACTGTATAACGTTACCATCCGGAACTGACACTTTCTGGTGTCTGATTCAGGAAGTATTCCATAATTCGGACTGGCGTGTTCGATTTGTGGCAG TCGAAAGGGTCACTCTGATCGCGAGATTCATGGATTCCACTCCACTGCGGAACGTCATGAGCCTGCAGGCTGCATTGGCGAATGCATTCTGCTATTTGATCGCCAGTATGGACGACAACAACGTGTACGTCGCTCAGAGGGCCACTTTGTATCTTGGTACCATTCACGACACCGCTATGAGG TCATTGATCCTCTGCTTGGAGACACAATTCGATCTGGTGATAGTGGATCGACCAATGGTATTACAATCGCTGTACCAGCTTCACAACAGCCTCAGCGACAGGCATATTCTCACCTGGGAGTTTTTCTTGAATCGCTTCGACGCTCTGTTCCTTGAGGCTCAGATAAATTTGGAGAGATCCGGGGATATACCCTATCTACGTG ATCTTCGAAATACAGACTTGAATAGCGAAATCTTCATGAAAAAGTTGCACAGAGCGCAGGAAGCTTTGTCACAATCGGATGGTAGTGGGACCAACTCGATAAAGACTCTGAGTGCAAGTTTCGGTACCAAGTGGCCCTATAAACGCACTATGTCTGCACCCGCGTCGATGATTCCTCGACAGGACACCAAACCAG AAAAGGAAAAGGTGTACAGCCGGCAATACTCGGCGCCTATCCTGAAGCGCAAGAGCTCCAGATTCGGACTGGGTCAGTTGCTGGGGTCCACCCCACCTAATAACAGTATAACAG ATGGTCACGTCCATTCGCTTAACATGGTCGACGATGCTAGCGCGTTACCAGGATGCACCCACAAAATCGTTGATTTCGAAGAGGCTGACAAAGAGACGATGCATTTGCTGGTATTCCTTTTGATGCAGTTTCTTTCCAGACAGGATCAG GCCTATCCAACGGACGAAAAACCACTGTCGAAAACGCAAGGGATCGTGCTACGCCACTTGTACCTTTTGTTAGGGTACAACCAAACTGAACGTACTTTTCATACATCTCCTCAGCGCTTACG GGTATCACCCGTGTTCAACGTATTCATTGCGAACCTTCCTCAACTTCTGGACCAGAATCACGTAATGGGATGGGTCATGACACCTCCAGTTCTGGCCATTTTGCAACACTGTCCATGTCCACCGCAAGGTATACCTTCCTCAGACCATCAAGCACCAACTTACAGCCTCTGGTACCTTGAGCCTCAAAACAGGCGTTCATGGTTGATGTCCCTTCTTGTCATACTCTACAAG TGTCAGTATGGGCAACAGCCATGGTGCAATCAGCTGCAGGTGTTGATCAAGATTGTGTTGAACACACTGGATATGCAGCATCACCAGTGTAAGAGGATCCCGGCTACGGTGGTCATGGGTGCTCCACCTTCCAGATCACGTG ACGTATCTCAACCCTCTCTTGGTGTAGACCATGACTTAGGGGCCAGCAATATGGGAGAAATGAACACTGAGAGTCCGCCAATAAGGACTCCCCTAATCTCGGTACATCAGCGTAGTCCAGGAGCAACGCATGGTCAAATGGAGACTCACTGGGAAGAAAGTGCACCATCGTGTCGTTACACTAACAAGCATTCCAG CTACTCGATCAATGCGGATGATACGGAGTCCGAGCTGGCCGCAATACCCGAGAGCCCAAAATCTGACAGCACGTTACATGGCAGCAGTGGTGGCTCGCTCGGCGAATTGGAAGAAAGCCCAGCTGCTGTCACCAGAAGCGTGTCCTTACATGGACCGAGAACCACAACCACGATTGACGTCGTGACCAAAATGGAGTGGAATACTCAGAACACCAATAAGAAAACGGACATTACAAGGCCTACTTGGTTCCTGGGGAGCGAAGACGATTCTCATCAG CAGAGTACGAAAGCTGGACCTCAGAAGAAGTGGAGCGTACACGAGGGAGTAAAGATGATGGTGACAAACACGTTCCTAGGTGGACAGCCGGATTTCCAGAAGTACAGTTCCGTGGCTAGAGTTCTCTCTGAAACAATGCCGGACAAAGCAGCATCAGAAAAGGGAATTCTAGAGAAAACGATAACGGAGAAGCCAGCGCCGGAGAAAGCGGCTCAAGAGAAAAACGTCATTGTGCAAGTAGTCTTTAATGGAGACGCTGCAACTTCAAGACCCTTTGGACTGTCTGGTGCTTTTGCTATTGCCACTGGAACATCTCAAATTCAAAG ACATGAACCACCAAAAGAGAAGACAACAGCCACAGCCTCCAGTAACTCGGACTCGCCGAATTCCAAGCATTTAGGTAGACAGAAACGGATAGAGCAACCTGTGACTATAGCATCACCGGTGTCACCTGGTCAGGTGGTCACAGTTACAAGTAGCGACCAGTCAAGTTCGCCAGCAGTCAGTTCGATCTCGTCTCAAGTCACAAGCACAGAAAATGGTCAGCATCCTGGCTGGAACGATGCTCCTCATCTCTTAACGACCCCAACTGTTGAACGTTTACTACCAATTGGTACAACGACTCGTCCTGCAG GTCCACGACCCACTCAACGTATCTTGCGTTGTGAAGATGCGTATGGATCACCAGAGTCGCCTCTATCAAAGATGGACGTCTTGACAGTCA ATTCCTCGTTCGATCAGGACAGCGAGACTTGCATATCCAGTGAAATTACGAGTCCCAGAAGCATCTCTCAGCTGGAATTCCCAATGCCTGAACGACTGTTACCAATTGGGCCGCACAGAGACTTCACTAGCCTGGTCGAACATGTACGCCAAGCGCTTGGTGTCCACGAAATTGAAG ATTCCAATAAATACAGCAATGGGAATGGCAATGAAAGCAAAGCTGATGGATCAGTGCCAGTAAAACAGGATAGCACGACATCCGAAAACTTG TCAGCATCATTAGTGCCAACATCCAACGAGATACACTCGAGTAGATCAGCAAGTCCAAGAAGGCTGATCAAGCAGGTAGCCTTGGAATCGCCACCTCCAACAATGGAGCCCCCAGATTATCCCTCTCGAGCCTTCGACCACGATCGAAGATCAAAGGCAAAAGATCACGTTCGCATTCAGCGTGACAGACCTCGAAAAAGTGTCATCAATGCGCAAGATTTACCCGGCACAAGTCGCACGGAATCCTG GTCTGGTCTCCAATTACAGCTCAATTTCGATGCTGCCTCGCAACAAGCCTATCATGCCGATTTCAATTTGAAGCAGAGCTTGTTTCGTATTGGAGACGATTGTATTTACGAGAG ATGTTCAGAATGTGGAACAATAAGAGAAGAATATTCTGACGAAGAACTTGGTCTTTGCATCATCAACCTGGGTACATTTGTTCATCGTGAGCCATCCTTGGCTGCGCCTCTTCTGCCAGAGATTCTGAGAGTCGTGACAAA AGTGGCACTGAACGCGATGTACCCTTGGCAAAGCGAGACTAACATGCACTTGCCAGGTGGTGCGATTAGCGTGGCACATCAGTTCCTCCGTTGTGTTCTTCACCAATTGGCACCCAATGGTGTATTCATGCAGATGTTCCAAACGCACTTGAACG AATCCACGAGGATGCAGTTTTTCAAGAGCGTTGCTCAGGCCCTAGTCGATTTCAACGAACTCAATCCAATTGCACCTTTGCAACTAGTACTCGAG GCCCTAAACGCAAAGAAATCTTTGCCAACCGAACGACTTCCTGTGATACTATACAATATAGCGTGCTACTTAGACTGTTTGCCATTGGAAGCAGGTCTGGGTACAGGTGCAACAACCTGGAACGGTCTCTTGGCCCAATTTGATGGCCTCTTTCGAAGGCTCGTGCTGATGCTCACCTCCATCGAGGACACCACACCGTTGTTAAGAATTATGATTTCTTTATTGAAGGTTCCAGGGATTCAACAATCGAAG GGCATGATGGATCCGTTTGCGAAAGTGCTGAGCTTCGCCATTCAGAACTCGACAATAAAATATAGTTACCTGACCGACTTGTGCTACCTCTGTCACAGAGGGTTTACGCGTGACAGAGACAAACACTTCTTCGGTAGGACCATAGTGTTTGAACTGGTTCAAGCCATCAAATTTAAGACCACCATACCGGACTCTAACTTCCTTTTACTATTGCACTTCGTGCTTCAG GACATCGGAGGATCGTTACCCAACACGATCGCACTGGAGAACATTCACACGGACACGTCACCGATATACAACACGAATGCCTCCGAgtccttgagaaaccagctgCCGGACGTCCTGGACTTTTTAGCCGATTTTCACACCCTCAGCAAAGTGAAG AGTTACAGCAAAGGCATGCAAGCAGGATTGAACGAGGACACGTTAGGTGGTATATTGAAGTGTGGTCTTGCGCAATACGTGGCGCTGGAAATTACGAGAGGCAATAACACGGAGAACAAAGCGGTGCTTCGTTATCTCCCGTGGCTTAACAGCGCCCCTTCTATGATACCGCAAGG AGCTCGCGAGTACGTCGATTGCATAGGACATATCAGACTACTGTCCTGGCTCCTGTTGGGTTCCCTTACACACACGGCAATGTATGCTGGTAACAATAACACTCAGAGTCATGGGCTGCCAATATCAATGGCACAACCAATACCTCAGGATGTATCCTGCCACGTAGCAGATCACGTACAAGTAATATTTTCCGGGTTCCCTGAACAATCCAAGGCATCGGTTCTTCATATGTCCTCGTTGTTCCATGCATTCATACTCTGCCAG TTATGGACAATGTATCTGGAAGAGTTATCAAAGaacaatttatcgaacagtgAGGGTCACAACATCACAATGAATATATTACTGGAGTTCTGGGGCAAAATAACGCCTTGCATACTGCAACTGGTTGGGTATTCAAGAGTC CTGGCTGAAATGGTGAATTTGCATTTCTTAAGTCTACTGGAAGCTCTCCTTGAATGCGGGTCCATTTTGTTGAGCAAATTGTTACCACTATGGAGTCCCATTTTATATTCGCATCATATTCAG CTACCAGGACATCTGCAGGTGCGTTTACAAAATTGCCGAGATTTCCCGCCTAACAAAATGGCGGATCACTTTGCTTCGTCTCGCCGCGAATCGAACGCCACACTTTTACGATGGCTGCATCGACTACAGTTCAAAATGGGCCAAATAGAAATGCAGTCTTCCACGGCTACGCAATTTTACTCTATTTAA